A window of Rhipicephalus microplus isolate Deutch F79 chromosome 8, USDA_Rmic, whole genome shotgun sequence genomic DNA:
TAAAATAGCCCTATTTTCTTAAACTATGAGAGTCGGACAATTTATTGCGAATGTCACCCTTGTAAATTTTCATGGTATTGAAGACCGCTCAATGTAATACTAATCTTGCAGGATGAGCGGTTGAGCGAATCTGGATATGGCTGCAGTTgatgcttcatttctgttcattGCGCTACTGGTGAGCTTTTGTACAGAAAGCTTTGAATCTGGCGGATGGACTGAAGTTATTTCAGCAAACACACCTGAGCACCGCGCGCTAGCGGAATACGCCTACATGGCCAGAACGGAAGTGCCTGCTCAAGACGTTACTTTTCTCGTAACGCAAGCCAGATGGAAAGTATGTTCAAAAGAGCGTTTTCTGCATTCAATACTGAAATTTCGCTATTGAGCCAAACAAACTTAAGAAGAGATGAAGCAGTACTTAGCCTTGTATTAATTTTAGTTGCAATGGTTTCGAGCGGTAGACTGGTTTTCGTGAGGGTGTGTGAACAAGTGCCCTAATGAAGACGAGGTAACCAGTCCAAACCGTTGGAAATATTATTgggacaaccgctaagttgtgtttcgctctctctctctctctctctctctcatatatatatgagatgagatataacagacaataagaaaataatgaaaaggaaagtatagggcaagttattagacaaaattgtaatgtatatatcaagaaagaaaagtgggtgaaaagataacttttccTAAGCATAAACCGATcggttcctgtccatggcaagtttGATTATTTCAATATCCCTGTATTATGTTCATGTTACTTTGGCCTTGCACCACGTGCGATTGATCACGCTATAATTTTAAATGTACGCCATCACATGCAACTATTATTCTGTTGAAAACATGATACAAACAACGCTCTCCAAACGTGAGAGTATTCTCGCTTCCTTCGAACAGAAATCAGCATTTCGCGCTTGATCATATCACTTCTTGTGTTGCTTCATTTGCACCTCATTCTTTCTGTTAAGCTAACAGCGATGTTGATTTTGTCATCAATGAATATTATAAACAATATGGTTATATAAAGCTTTTGCACCTGTTCAACAGATAGTCATGCGTATAACGATTGTACATATGGCTAGCAATATTACGTAACGGCTCACCAAAAAATGCGCCAAAGTAACCTTACATTCGCA
This region includes:
- the LOC142768981 gene encoding uncharacterized protein LOC142768981 codes for the protein MAAVDASFLFIALLVSFCTESFESGGWTEVISANTPEHRALAEYAYMARTEVPAQDVTFLVTQARWKVRRGTVYNIAFIVFFQNTVFEKCITVVVLPPIHRLRLTRRVAKFWCRPVP